A genomic window from Sparus aurata chromosome 14, fSpaAur1.1, whole genome shotgun sequence includes:
- the LOC115595446 gene encoding zinc finger protein 485-like isoform X3, with product MVKRADPYLPMSSVHLMVPPLRLMSACMWQVVQERNVDQYGKLVEFITLVAEMVPELMNYKQRAQLILGLRARMILEVLRKVDPVDSDAIQEQISLFQKSSIMCKGEEDQDGEVETSRSAFVELVETLLSDKNEKDTFLKEVFPELYGTRYDTVLQILVWEFFLRLEELFPVPSFLKISTMVDLTSFDFQFEEFVPDRDDLKKILHHQKYRQKLTQSEYSFMSETILSTLASRHTSVASEDHVDHDRDGNVGNSSDEETDNSSVEPTPSSPQREESRLLPLTSSSFYEEGGVAGETGVYETQVTLSDEILDEPAADGTTVQESRSTGVLKPNLRSGTAENLTCPGCGKSFRKPMMLRHHQKSEHPTTEQVYQCDKCDKTFQTKRRLEQHHQAHATVKPYTCSYCGKGLPCPKVLKTHMRVHTGERRYGCKICGKKFDQASTLTHHMRLHKGDKPFLCSECGKAFPSSSAFLIHTRMHTGERPYQCKECGKRYVTLHRLKVHQGLHTLERPYTCDQCGKSFRYPSEFGRHKVIHAGEKTFKCVICDKRFSLAGNLKSHMQIHAKTRAAKKSSQ from the exons ATGGTAAAGAGAGCTG ATCCTTACCTCCCCATGTCATCCGTACACCTCATGGTCCCTCCACTGAGGCTGATGTCAGCCTGTATGTGGCAGGTGGTCCAGGAGCGAAATGTGGACCAGTACGGCAAACTGGTTGAATTCATCACATTAGTGGCAGAGATGGTCCCAGAGCTGATGAACTACAAGCAGAGGGCTCAGCTCATCCTGGGGCTGAGAGCTCGG atgatTTTGGAAGTTCTTCGTAAGGTGGATCCTGTTGACTCGGATGCGATCCAGGAACAAATCAGCCTTTTCCAGAAAAGTTCGATAATGTGCAAAGGGGAAGAG GATCAAGATGGAGAGGTGGAGACATCGAGGTCCGCATTTGTGGAGCTGGTCGAGACATTACTCAGTGACAAAAATGAGAAGGATACATTTCTCAAG GAGGTATTCCCTGAGCTGTATGGAACCCGTTACGATACAGTGTTGCAGATCCTGGTGTGGGAGTTCTTCCTCCGACTGGAAGAGCTCTTCCCTGTACCAAGTTTCTTAAAA ATTTCCACCATGGTTGACCTGACATCCTTTGACTTCCAGTTTGAGGAGTTTGTCCCTGATCGTGACGACCTGAAGAAGATTCTGCATCATCAAAAGTATCGACAAAAGCTGACTCAAA GTGAATACTCCTTCATGTCAGAAACTATCCTCTCCACACTTGCATCTAGGCACACGTCAGTGGCATCAGAAGATCATGTCGATCACGATAGAGATGGAAACGTTGGTAACAGCAGCGATGAAGAGACTGACAACAGTTCTGTTGAACCTACTCCATCAAGCCCGCAGCGGGAAGAGAGCAGGCTGTTGCCGCTCACCTCATCCTCATTTTATGAAGAAGGTGGCGTGGCGGGTGAAACTG GTGTTTACGAGACACAAGTGACGCTCTCGGACGAAATCTTGGACGAGCCTGCAGCGGACGGCACCACGGTCCAGGAGAGTCGCAGCACTGGAGTGTTAAAGCCGAACTTGCGTTCCGGCACAGCTGAAAACCTGACCTGTCCCGGGTGTGGCAAGAGTTTTAGAAAACCAATGATGTTAAGACACCATCAGAAATCTGAACACCCGACAACCGAGCAGGTTTACCAGTGCGACAAATGCGACAAGACTTTCCAGACAAAGCGTCGCCTGGAGCAGCACCACCAAGCCCACGCTACAGTGAAGCCGTACACTTGCTCCTATTGCGGCAAAGGGCTTCCGTGTCCGAAGGTGCTGAAAACTCACATGCGAGTTCACACCGGGGAGCGTCGATACGGCTGTAAGATCTGCGGTAAGAAATTCGACCAGGCGAGCACGCTGACGCACCACATGAGATTGCACAAAGGGGACAAACCGTTCCTGTGCAGCGAGTGTGGAAAAGCCTTCCCCAGCTCGAGCGCTTTTCTCATCCACACACGGATGCACACAGGTGAAAGGCCGTATCAATGCAAGGAGTGCGGGAAGAGATACGTCACGCTGCATAGACTTAAAGTCCATCAAGGACTTCACACACTTGAGCGTCCGTATACCTGCGACCAGTGTGGGAAGTCTTTCCGTTACCCCTCAGAGTTTGGGAGACACAAAGTAATTCACGCCGGAGAAAAGACTTTTAAGTGTGTCATCTGTGACAAAAGGTTTAGCTTGGCAGGCAACCTGAAGTCACATATGCAAATTCACGCAAAGACGAGAGCAGCGAAAAAATCTTCACAGTGA
- the LOC115595446 gene encoding zinc finger protein 485-like isoform X1, with protein sequence MARYRDPYLPMSSVHLMVPPLRLMSACMWQVVQERNVDQYGKLVEFITLVAEMVPELMNYKQRAQLILGLRARMILEVLRKVDPVDSDAIQEQISLFQKSSIMCKGEEDQDGEVETSRSAFVELVETLLSDKNEKDTFLKEVFPELYGTRYDTVLQILVWEFFLRLEELFPVPSFLKISTMVDLTSFDFQFEEFVPDRDDLKKILHHQKYRQKLTQSEYSFMSETILSTLASRHTSVASEDHVDHDRDGNVGNSSDEETDNSSVEPTPSSPQREESRLLPLTSSSFYEEGGVAGETGVYETQVTLSDEILDEPAADGTTVQESRSTGVLKPNLRSGTAENLTCPGCGKSFRKPMMLRHHQKSEHPTTEQVYQCDKCDKTFQTKRRLEQHHQAHATVKPYTCSYCGKGLPCPKVLKTHMRVHTGERRYGCKICGKKFDQASTLTHHMRLHKGDKPFLCSECGKAFPSSSAFLIHTRMHTGERPYQCKECGKRYVTLHRLKVHQGLHTLERPYTCDQCGKSFRYPSEFGRHKVIHAGEKTFKCVICDKRFSLAGNLKSHMQIHAKTRAAKKSSQ encoded by the exons ATGGCCAGATATCGAG ATCCTTACCTCCCCATGTCATCCGTACACCTCATGGTCCCTCCACTGAGGCTGATGTCAGCCTGTATGTGGCAGGTGGTCCAGGAGCGAAATGTGGACCAGTACGGCAAACTGGTTGAATTCATCACATTAGTGGCAGAGATGGTCCCAGAGCTGATGAACTACAAGCAGAGGGCTCAGCTCATCCTGGGGCTGAGAGCTCGG atgatTTTGGAAGTTCTTCGTAAGGTGGATCCTGTTGACTCGGATGCGATCCAGGAACAAATCAGCCTTTTCCAGAAAAGTTCGATAATGTGCAAAGGGGAAGAG GATCAAGATGGAGAGGTGGAGACATCGAGGTCCGCATTTGTGGAGCTGGTCGAGACATTACTCAGTGACAAAAATGAGAAGGATACATTTCTCAAG GAGGTATTCCCTGAGCTGTATGGAACCCGTTACGATACAGTGTTGCAGATCCTGGTGTGGGAGTTCTTCCTCCGACTGGAAGAGCTCTTCCCTGTACCAAGTTTCTTAAAA ATTTCCACCATGGTTGACCTGACATCCTTTGACTTCCAGTTTGAGGAGTTTGTCCCTGATCGTGACGACCTGAAGAAGATTCTGCATCATCAAAAGTATCGACAAAAGCTGACTCAAA GTGAATACTCCTTCATGTCAGAAACTATCCTCTCCACACTTGCATCTAGGCACACGTCAGTGGCATCAGAAGATCATGTCGATCACGATAGAGATGGAAACGTTGGTAACAGCAGCGATGAAGAGACTGACAACAGTTCTGTTGAACCTACTCCATCAAGCCCGCAGCGGGAAGAGAGCAGGCTGTTGCCGCTCACCTCATCCTCATTTTATGAAGAAGGTGGCGTGGCGGGTGAAACTG GTGTTTACGAGACACAAGTGACGCTCTCGGACGAAATCTTGGACGAGCCTGCAGCGGACGGCACCACGGTCCAGGAGAGTCGCAGCACTGGAGTGTTAAAGCCGAACTTGCGTTCCGGCACAGCTGAAAACCTGACCTGTCCCGGGTGTGGCAAGAGTTTTAGAAAACCAATGATGTTAAGACACCATCAGAAATCTGAACACCCGACAACCGAGCAGGTTTACCAGTGCGACAAATGCGACAAGACTTTCCAGACAAAGCGTCGCCTGGAGCAGCACCACCAAGCCCACGCTACAGTGAAGCCGTACACTTGCTCCTATTGCGGCAAAGGGCTTCCGTGTCCGAAGGTGCTGAAAACTCACATGCGAGTTCACACCGGGGAGCGTCGATACGGCTGTAAGATCTGCGGTAAGAAATTCGACCAGGCGAGCACGCTGACGCACCACATGAGATTGCACAAAGGGGACAAACCGTTCCTGTGCAGCGAGTGTGGAAAAGCCTTCCCCAGCTCGAGCGCTTTTCTCATCCACACACGGATGCACACAGGTGAAAGGCCGTATCAATGCAAGGAGTGCGGGAAGAGATACGTCACGCTGCATAGACTTAAAGTCCATCAAGGACTTCACACACTTGAGCGTCCGTATACCTGCGACCAGTGTGGGAAGTCTTTCCGTTACCCCTCAGAGTTTGGGAGACACAAAGTAATTCACGCCGGAGAAAAGACTTTTAAGTGTGTCATCTGTGACAAAAGGTTTAGCTTGGCAGGCAACCTGAAGTCACATATGCAAATTCACGCAAAGACGAGAGCAGCGAAAAAATCTTCACAGTGA
- the LOC115595446 gene encoding zinc finger protein 485-like isoform X2, producing MRTHTDPYLPMSSVHLMVPPLRLMSACMWQVVQERNVDQYGKLVEFITLVAEMVPELMNYKQRAQLILGLRARMILEVLRKVDPVDSDAIQEQISLFQKSSIMCKGEEDQDGEVETSRSAFVELVETLLSDKNEKDTFLKEVFPELYGTRYDTVLQILVWEFFLRLEELFPVPSFLKISTMVDLTSFDFQFEEFVPDRDDLKKILHHQKYRQKLTQSEYSFMSETILSTLASRHTSVASEDHVDHDRDGNVGNSSDEETDNSSVEPTPSSPQREESRLLPLTSSSFYEEGGVAGETGVYETQVTLSDEILDEPAADGTTVQESRSTGVLKPNLRSGTAENLTCPGCGKSFRKPMMLRHHQKSEHPTTEQVYQCDKCDKTFQTKRRLEQHHQAHATVKPYTCSYCGKGLPCPKVLKTHMRVHTGERRYGCKICGKKFDQASTLTHHMRLHKGDKPFLCSECGKAFPSSSAFLIHTRMHTGERPYQCKECGKRYVTLHRLKVHQGLHTLERPYTCDQCGKSFRYPSEFGRHKVIHAGEKTFKCVICDKRFSLAGNLKSHMQIHAKTRAAKKSSQ from the exons atgaggacacacacag ATCCTTACCTCCCCATGTCATCCGTACACCTCATGGTCCCTCCACTGAGGCTGATGTCAGCCTGTATGTGGCAGGTGGTCCAGGAGCGAAATGTGGACCAGTACGGCAAACTGGTTGAATTCATCACATTAGTGGCAGAGATGGTCCCAGAGCTGATGAACTACAAGCAGAGGGCTCAGCTCATCCTGGGGCTGAGAGCTCGG atgatTTTGGAAGTTCTTCGTAAGGTGGATCCTGTTGACTCGGATGCGATCCAGGAACAAATCAGCCTTTTCCAGAAAAGTTCGATAATGTGCAAAGGGGAAGAG GATCAAGATGGAGAGGTGGAGACATCGAGGTCCGCATTTGTGGAGCTGGTCGAGACATTACTCAGTGACAAAAATGAGAAGGATACATTTCTCAAG GAGGTATTCCCTGAGCTGTATGGAACCCGTTACGATACAGTGTTGCAGATCCTGGTGTGGGAGTTCTTCCTCCGACTGGAAGAGCTCTTCCCTGTACCAAGTTTCTTAAAA ATTTCCACCATGGTTGACCTGACATCCTTTGACTTCCAGTTTGAGGAGTTTGTCCCTGATCGTGACGACCTGAAGAAGATTCTGCATCATCAAAAGTATCGACAAAAGCTGACTCAAA GTGAATACTCCTTCATGTCAGAAACTATCCTCTCCACACTTGCATCTAGGCACACGTCAGTGGCATCAGAAGATCATGTCGATCACGATAGAGATGGAAACGTTGGTAACAGCAGCGATGAAGAGACTGACAACAGTTCTGTTGAACCTACTCCATCAAGCCCGCAGCGGGAAGAGAGCAGGCTGTTGCCGCTCACCTCATCCTCATTTTATGAAGAAGGTGGCGTGGCGGGTGAAACTG GTGTTTACGAGACACAAGTGACGCTCTCGGACGAAATCTTGGACGAGCCTGCAGCGGACGGCACCACGGTCCAGGAGAGTCGCAGCACTGGAGTGTTAAAGCCGAACTTGCGTTCCGGCACAGCTGAAAACCTGACCTGTCCCGGGTGTGGCAAGAGTTTTAGAAAACCAATGATGTTAAGACACCATCAGAAATCTGAACACCCGACAACCGAGCAGGTTTACCAGTGCGACAAATGCGACAAGACTTTCCAGACAAAGCGTCGCCTGGAGCAGCACCACCAAGCCCACGCTACAGTGAAGCCGTACACTTGCTCCTATTGCGGCAAAGGGCTTCCGTGTCCGAAGGTGCTGAAAACTCACATGCGAGTTCACACCGGGGAGCGTCGATACGGCTGTAAGATCTGCGGTAAGAAATTCGACCAGGCGAGCACGCTGACGCACCACATGAGATTGCACAAAGGGGACAAACCGTTCCTGTGCAGCGAGTGTGGAAAAGCCTTCCCCAGCTCGAGCGCTTTTCTCATCCACACACGGATGCACACAGGTGAAAGGCCGTATCAATGCAAGGAGTGCGGGAAGAGATACGTCACGCTGCATAGACTTAAAGTCCATCAAGGACTTCACACACTTGAGCGTCCGTATACCTGCGACCAGTGTGGGAAGTCTTTCCGTTACCCCTCAGAGTTTGGGAGACACAAAGTAATTCACGCCGGAGAAAAGACTTTTAAGTGTGTCATCTGTGACAAAAGGTTTAGCTTGGCAGGCAACCTGAAGTCACATATGCAAATTCACGCAAAGACGAGAGCAGCGAAAAAATCTTCACAGTGA
- the LOC115595446 gene encoding zinc finger protein 485-like isoform X4 has translation MSSVHLMVPPLRLMSACMWQVVQERNVDQYGKLVEFITLVAEMVPELMNYKQRAQLILGLRARMILEVLRKVDPVDSDAIQEQISLFQKSSIMCKGEEDQDGEVETSRSAFVELVETLLSDKNEKDTFLKEVFPELYGTRYDTVLQILVWEFFLRLEELFPVPSFLKISTMVDLTSFDFQFEEFVPDRDDLKKILHHQKYRQKLTQSEYSFMSETILSTLASRHTSVASEDHVDHDRDGNVGNSSDEETDNSSVEPTPSSPQREESRLLPLTSSSFYEEGGVAGETGVYETQVTLSDEILDEPAADGTTVQESRSTGVLKPNLRSGTAENLTCPGCGKSFRKPMMLRHHQKSEHPTTEQVYQCDKCDKTFQTKRRLEQHHQAHATVKPYTCSYCGKGLPCPKVLKTHMRVHTGERRYGCKICGKKFDQASTLTHHMRLHKGDKPFLCSECGKAFPSSSAFLIHTRMHTGERPYQCKECGKRYVTLHRLKVHQGLHTLERPYTCDQCGKSFRYPSEFGRHKVIHAGEKTFKCVICDKRFSLAGNLKSHMQIHAKTRAAKKSSQ, from the exons ATGTCATCCGTACACCTCATGGTCCCTCCACTGAGGCTGATGTCAGCCTGTATGTGGCAGGTGGTCCAGGAGCGAAATGTGGACCAGTACGGCAAACTGGTTGAATTCATCACATTAGTGGCAGAGATGGTCCCAGAGCTGATGAACTACAAGCAGAGGGCTCAGCTCATCCTGGGGCTGAGAGCTCGG atgatTTTGGAAGTTCTTCGTAAGGTGGATCCTGTTGACTCGGATGCGATCCAGGAACAAATCAGCCTTTTCCAGAAAAGTTCGATAATGTGCAAAGGGGAAGAG GATCAAGATGGAGAGGTGGAGACATCGAGGTCCGCATTTGTGGAGCTGGTCGAGACATTACTCAGTGACAAAAATGAGAAGGATACATTTCTCAAG GAGGTATTCCCTGAGCTGTATGGAACCCGTTACGATACAGTGTTGCAGATCCTGGTGTGGGAGTTCTTCCTCCGACTGGAAGAGCTCTTCCCTGTACCAAGTTTCTTAAAA ATTTCCACCATGGTTGACCTGACATCCTTTGACTTCCAGTTTGAGGAGTTTGTCCCTGATCGTGACGACCTGAAGAAGATTCTGCATCATCAAAAGTATCGACAAAAGCTGACTCAAA GTGAATACTCCTTCATGTCAGAAACTATCCTCTCCACACTTGCATCTAGGCACACGTCAGTGGCATCAGAAGATCATGTCGATCACGATAGAGATGGAAACGTTGGTAACAGCAGCGATGAAGAGACTGACAACAGTTCTGTTGAACCTACTCCATCAAGCCCGCAGCGGGAAGAGAGCAGGCTGTTGCCGCTCACCTCATCCTCATTTTATGAAGAAGGTGGCGTGGCGGGTGAAACTG GTGTTTACGAGACACAAGTGACGCTCTCGGACGAAATCTTGGACGAGCCTGCAGCGGACGGCACCACGGTCCAGGAGAGTCGCAGCACTGGAGTGTTAAAGCCGAACTTGCGTTCCGGCACAGCTGAAAACCTGACCTGTCCCGGGTGTGGCAAGAGTTTTAGAAAACCAATGATGTTAAGACACCATCAGAAATCTGAACACCCGACAACCGAGCAGGTTTACCAGTGCGACAAATGCGACAAGACTTTCCAGACAAAGCGTCGCCTGGAGCAGCACCACCAAGCCCACGCTACAGTGAAGCCGTACACTTGCTCCTATTGCGGCAAAGGGCTTCCGTGTCCGAAGGTGCTGAAAACTCACATGCGAGTTCACACCGGGGAGCGTCGATACGGCTGTAAGATCTGCGGTAAGAAATTCGACCAGGCGAGCACGCTGACGCACCACATGAGATTGCACAAAGGGGACAAACCGTTCCTGTGCAGCGAGTGTGGAAAAGCCTTCCCCAGCTCGAGCGCTTTTCTCATCCACACACGGATGCACACAGGTGAAAGGCCGTATCAATGCAAGGAGTGCGGGAAGAGATACGTCACGCTGCATAGACTTAAAGTCCATCAAGGACTTCACACACTTGAGCGTCCGTATACCTGCGACCAGTGTGGGAAGTCTTTCCGTTACCCCTCAGAGTTTGGGAGACACAAAGTAATTCACGCCGGAGAAAAGACTTTTAAGTGTGTCATCTGTGACAAAAGGTTTAGCTTGGCAGGCAACCTGAAGTCACATATGCAAATTCACGCAAAGACGAGAGCAGCGAAAAAATCTTCACAGTGA
- the LOC115595446 gene encoding TERF1-interacting nuclear factor 2-like isoform X5, with the protein MARYRDPYLPMSSVHLMVPPLRLMSACMWQVVQERNVDQYGKLVEFITLVAEMVPELMNYKQRAQLILGLRARMILEVLRKVDPVDSDAIQEQISLFQKSSIMCKGEEDQDGEVETSRSAFVELVETLLSDKNEKDTFLKEVFPELYGTRYDTVLQILVWEFFLRLEELFPVPSFLKISTMVDLTSFDFQFEEFVPDRDDLKKILHHQKYRQKLTQSTRQWHQKIMSITIEMETLVTAAMKRLTTVLLNLLHQARSGKRAGCCRSPHPHFMKKVAWRVKLVFTRHK; encoded by the exons ATGGCCAGATATCGAG ATCCTTACCTCCCCATGTCATCCGTACACCTCATGGTCCCTCCACTGAGGCTGATGTCAGCCTGTATGTGGCAGGTGGTCCAGGAGCGAAATGTGGACCAGTACGGCAAACTGGTTGAATTCATCACATTAGTGGCAGAGATGGTCCCAGAGCTGATGAACTACAAGCAGAGGGCTCAGCTCATCCTGGGGCTGAGAGCTCGG atgatTTTGGAAGTTCTTCGTAAGGTGGATCCTGTTGACTCGGATGCGATCCAGGAACAAATCAGCCTTTTCCAGAAAAGTTCGATAATGTGCAAAGGGGAAGAG GATCAAGATGGAGAGGTGGAGACATCGAGGTCCGCATTTGTGGAGCTGGTCGAGACATTACTCAGTGACAAAAATGAGAAGGATACATTTCTCAAG GAGGTATTCCCTGAGCTGTATGGAACCCGTTACGATACAGTGTTGCAGATCCTGGTGTGGGAGTTCTTCCTCCGACTGGAAGAGCTCTTCCCTGTACCAAGTTTCTTAAAA ATTTCCACCATGGTTGACCTGACATCCTTTGACTTCCAGTTTGAGGAGTTTGTCCCTGATCGTGACGACCTGAAGAAGATTCTGCATCATCAAAAGTATCGACAAAAGCTGACTCAAA GCACACGTCAGTGGCATCAGAAGATCATGTCGATCACGATAGAGATGGAAACGTTGGTAACAGCAGCGATGAAGAGACTGACAACAGTTCTGTTGAACCTACTCCATCAAGCCCGCAGCGGGAAGAGAGCAGGCTGTTGCCGCTCACCTCATCCTCATTTTATGAAGAAGGTGGCGTGGCGGGTGAAACTG GTGTTTACGAGACACAAGTGA